The Lycium ferocissimum isolate CSIRO_LF1 chromosome 1, AGI_CSIRO_Lferr_CH_V1, whole genome shotgun sequence genome includes a region encoding these proteins:
- the LOC132044881 gene encoding uncharacterized protein LOC132044881, translated as MKNNKAIKFLKHVMSVLSTMAKSKSTAIKSKTEAIKARLMVLSLLKSKKLSLAGLGSKAISHKIHSLLGHKEEDAQDRKDENNKAIVLYNNAPETSEDFLHYQHNEANEEILLLSNGENYDYDDKYPDLTHSLFDEEDEYLGDPNASAIDMVRNCKEEEGEKFVLEDEIDNVADLFIKKFYKKMKLQKLESFKRYQEMLQRST; from the coding sequence ATGAAGAACAATAAAGCAATTAAATTCCTCAAGCATGTCATGTCAGTACTATCCACAATGGCCAAATCAAAATCAACAGCCATCAAAAGCAAAACGGAGGCCATAAAAGCTAGGCTAATGGTCCTATCATTGCTCAAATCCAAGAAACTCTCTCTAGCTGGCCTAGGATCTAAGGCTATTTCTCACAAGATCCATTCACTATTAGGCCATAAAGAAGAAGATGCTCAAGATCGCAAAGACGAAAACAATAAGGCCATTGTACTCTACAACAACGCCCCTGAAACCAGTGAAgattttttacactatcagcATAACGAGGCCAATGAAGAGATACTACTATTAAGCAATGGGgaaaattatgattatgatgataAGTATCCGGATTTGACACACTCGTTGTTTGATGAAGAGGACGAGTACTTAGGCGATCCGAATGCATCAGCTATAGACATGGTGAGGAATTGCAAGGAGGAAGAAGGGGAGAAATTTGTGCTAGAAGACGAGATCGATAACGTTGCGGACTTGTTCATTAAGAAGTTTTACAAGAAGATGAAATTGCAAAAGCTTGAATCTTTCAAGAGGTATCAAGAAATGCTTCAGAGAAGCACTTAA
- the LOC132045016 gene encoding retinoblastoma-related protein 1 isoform X1, with the protein MEELNNKSCNSGDVDTLEVRFTDFCKNGLSIGESFMTEAMKLFKDSKHLLLSNNAAIGAITQEEVERYWFAFVLFSVKRLSANEAGNSSNGNEGNGFDLCQILRGAKLNVLDFFKELPQFIVKVGPILSNLYGSDWEKRLQAKELQTNFVHLSLLSKYYKRAYQELFLCSGSNEDKNPATVNATILLPQYYRFGWLLFLSLRENVFSRFKDLVTCTNGLVSVLAILIIHVPVRFRNFSINDSPRFVKKGDKVDLLVSLSSIYQTSIDDLRETMDKVNNLIIGKLKKKPCLASECRVENLDNIDTDGLTYFEDLMEESSLSSSISILEKDYNDAIQNKGELDERIFINEEDSLLGSGSLSGGAVNMNGVKKKFDAMASPTKTITSPLSPYRSPNCGNSKMAATPVSTAMTTARWLRTVIAPLQPKPSAELERFLSACDRNVSADVIRRAHIILEAIFPSSGPGEHYAAGSLQSTCLMDNIWAEQRRSEALKLYYRVLQTMCVAESQILHATNLTSLLTNERFHRCMLACSAELVLATHKTVTMLFPAVLERTGITSFDLSKVIESFIRHEESLPRELRRHLNSLEERLLESMVWEKGSSMYNSLTVAKPSLSAEINRQGLLAEPMPSLDAIAMHINPSSASLPPVPSLQKHDLAPNGHIGDIRSPKRLCTEYRSVLVERNSFTSPVKDRFLALTNIKSKFPPPPLQSAFASPTRPNPGGGGETCAETSINVFFGKIVKLAAVRINGLIERLQLSQQIRETVYCLFQKILSQRTSLFFNRHIDQIILCSFYGVAKISQLNLTFKEIIYNYRKQPQCKPQVFRSVFVDWSSARHNGRTGSDHVDIITFYNEMFIPSVKPLLVELAPAGNEQKNNHVEKTKNEGQGPASPRPSVFPSLPDMSPKKVSAVHNVYVSPLRSSKMDALISHSSKSYYACVGESTHAYQSPSKDLTVINNRLNGNRKLRGALNFDDVESAGLVSDSIVANSLYLQNGNCISSPRSAVKTEQPDT; encoded by the exons ATGGAAGAGCTTAATAATAAATCTTGTAATTCTGGTGACGTGGATACTCTTGAAGTTAGATTCACAGATTTCTgcaag AATGGATTATCCATAGGTGAGAGCTTTATGACAGAAGCAATGAAGCTGTTTAAGGACAGTAAACATCTTTTACTGTCAAATAATGCTGCTATTGGAGCTATTACG CAGGAGGAAGTTGAACGGTATTGGTTTGCATTTGTTCTCTTCTCGGTGAAGAGATTAAGTGCGAATGAAGCAGGAAATTCGAGTAATGGGAATGAAGGAAATGGATTTGATCTATGCCAAATTCTGCGAGGGGCGAAACTCAA TGTCCTAGACTTCTTCAAAGAACTTCCACAGTTTATTGTTAAAGTCGGTCCAATATTAAGCAACCTATATGGTTCAGATTGGGAGAAGAGACTTCAG GCAAAGGAATTGCAGACCAACTTTGTGCATTTGAGCCTTTTAAGCAA GTACTACAAGCGTGCGTACCAGGAACTGTTTTTGTGCAGCGGTAGCAATGAAGACAAGAACCCTGCTACTGTGAATGCTACCATCCTCTTGCCACAATATTATCGTTTTGGCTGGTTGCTTTTTCTTTCACTTCGTGAAAATGTATTCAGCCGCTTCAAGGACCTCGTGACATGCACAAATGGTTTAGTTTCTGTGCTG GCAATTTTAATAATCCATGTACCTGTCCGCTTCAGAAATTTCAGCATCAATGACTCCCCGCGATTTG TAAAGAAAGGAGACAAAGTGGACTTGCTTGTTTCATTAAGCAGCATTTATCAGACCTCAATAGATGACTTAAGGGAGACCATGGACAAAGTTAATAATCTAATAAtaggaaagttgaagaagaaacccTGTTTGGCTTCAGAATGCAGGGTAGAGAACCTAGACAACATCGACACAG ATGGTTTGACCTATTTTGAAGATTTAATGGAAGAATCATCTTTATCTTCCAGTATAAGTATACTGGAGAAGGATTACAATGATGCAATTCAGAACAAGGGTGAATTGGATGAGAGGATTTTTATCAACGAGGAGGATAGCTTGCTGGGGTCAGGAAGCTTGTCCGGCGGTGCAGTAAATATGAATGGAGTCAAG AAGAAATTTGATGCAATGGCTTCCCCAACAAAGACGATTACAAGTCCACTCTCTCCTTACCGTTCTCCAAATTGTGGTAACTCAAAGATGGCAGCTACACCTGTAAGCACAGCGATGACAACTGCCAGATGGTTGCGTACTGTCATAGCTCCACTACAGCCAAAACCTTCAGCAGAGCTGGAGAGGTTCTTGTCTGCCTGTGACAGAAATGTGTCAGCTGACGTGATCCGGAGGGCTCATATTATTCTGGAGGCTATATTTCCAAGTAGTGGTCCTGGGGAGCATTATGCAGCTGGGAGCCTTCAAAGCACATGCTTAATGGACAACATATGGGCAGAGCAACGTAGATCTGAGGCTTTGAAGTTGTATTATAGGGTTCTGCAGACTATGTGCGTTGCAGAGTCCCAGATTTTGCATGCGACCAATTTAACTTCGTTGCTAACCAATGAGAGATTTCATAGATGTATGCTCGCCTGCTCAGCTGAACTAGTTCTAGCCACTCACAAGACAGTCACTATGTTGTTTCCAGCTGTTTTGGAGAGAACAGGAATCACATCTTTCGATCTCAGTAAGGTGATAGAGAGCTTCATCAGGCATGAAGAAAGTCTTCCTCGAGAACTGAGACGCCATTTGAATTCACTTGAAGAACGACTCTTGGAGAGCATGGTTTGGGAAAAGGGCTCTTCAATGTACAACTCTTTGACTGTTGCAAAACCATCACTTTCTGCAGAAATTAATCGCCAGGGCCTGTTGGCTGAACCAATGCCATCCTTGGATGCAATTGCAATGCACATTAACCCATCTTCAGCAAGTTTACCACCAGTGCCATCTCTACAGAAGCATGACTTGGCCCCTAATG GTCATATTGGTGATATCCGGTCACCAAAGAGATTGTGTACTGAATATCGCAGTGTGTTGGTTGAGCGGAATTCCTTCACCTCACCTGTGAAGGATCGTTTTCTGGCCCTCACAAATATAAAGTCAAAGTTTCCCCCTCCTCCTTTGCAGTCCGCATTCGCAAG TCCAACCAGACCAAACCCTGGTGGTGGAGGGGAAACATGTGCTGAGACATCAATCAATGTATTCTTTGGCAAG ATTGTGAAGTTGGCTGCTGTCAGAATCAATGGCCTGATTGAACGGTTACAACTTTCTCAGCAAATAAGGGAGACTGTATATTGCCTTTTTCAGAAGATTCTCAGTCAGAGGACAAGTCTTTTCTTTAACCGACATATTGACCAGATCATCCTTTGCTCTTTCTATGGAGTTGCCAAG ATTTCACAACTTAACTTGACCTtcaaagaaattatatacaactACCGAAAGCAACCTCAGTGTAAACCACAAGTTTTTCGAAGTGTTTTCGTTGACTGGTCATCAGCACGCCACAATGGG AGAACAGGTTCAGATCACGTCGATATCATCACATTCTACAACGAAATGTTTATTCCCTCTGTTAAGCCATTATTAGTCGAGCTTGCACCTGCTGGAAATGAGCAAAAGAATAACCATGTTGAAAAAACCAAGAACGAGG GACAAGGTCCGGCATCCCCCAGACCTTCTGTATTTCCCAGTCTCCCTGACATGTCTCCAAAGAAAGTATCTGCTGTACATAATGTTTATGTCTCTCCGTTGCGATCATCTAAG ATGGATGCCTTAATTTCCCATAGCTCTAAAAGCTATTATGCTTGTGTGGGAGAAAGCACTCATGCTTATCAGAGCCCTTCAAAAGATTTGACAGTAATTAATAACCGCTTGAATGG CAATAGGAAGCTCAGAGGCGCTCTCAATTTTGATGATGTTGAATCTGCAGGCTTGGTTAGTGACTCTATAGTTGCCAACAGCCTTTATCTTCAAAACGGAAATTGCATATCATCACCGCGTTCAGCTGTGAAGACTGAGCAGCCTGACACCTAA
- the LOC132045016 gene encoding retinoblastoma-related protein 1 isoform X2: protein MEELNNKSCNSGDVDTLEVRFTDFCKNGLSIGESFMTEAMKLFKDSKHLLLSNNAAIGAITEEVERYWFAFVLFSVKRLSANEAGNSSNGNEGNGFDLCQILRGAKLNVLDFFKELPQFIVKVGPILSNLYGSDWEKRLQAKELQTNFVHLSLLSKYYKRAYQELFLCSGSNEDKNPATVNATILLPQYYRFGWLLFLSLRENVFSRFKDLVTCTNGLVSVLAILIIHVPVRFRNFSINDSPRFVKKGDKVDLLVSLSSIYQTSIDDLRETMDKVNNLIIGKLKKKPCLASECRVENLDNIDTDGLTYFEDLMEESSLSSSISILEKDYNDAIQNKGELDERIFINEEDSLLGSGSLSGGAVNMNGVKKKFDAMASPTKTITSPLSPYRSPNCGNSKMAATPVSTAMTTARWLRTVIAPLQPKPSAELERFLSACDRNVSADVIRRAHIILEAIFPSSGPGEHYAAGSLQSTCLMDNIWAEQRRSEALKLYYRVLQTMCVAESQILHATNLTSLLTNERFHRCMLACSAELVLATHKTVTMLFPAVLERTGITSFDLSKVIESFIRHEESLPRELRRHLNSLEERLLESMVWEKGSSMYNSLTVAKPSLSAEINRQGLLAEPMPSLDAIAMHINPSSASLPPVPSLQKHDLAPNGHIGDIRSPKRLCTEYRSVLVERNSFTSPVKDRFLALTNIKSKFPPPPLQSAFASPTRPNPGGGGETCAETSINVFFGKIVKLAAVRINGLIERLQLSQQIRETVYCLFQKILSQRTSLFFNRHIDQIILCSFYGVAKISQLNLTFKEIIYNYRKQPQCKPQVFRSVFVDWSSARHNGRTGSDHVDIITFYNEMFIPSVKPLLVELAPAGNEQKNNHVEKTKNEGQGPASPRPSVFPSLPDMSPKKVSAVHNVYVSPLRSSKMDALISHSSKSYYACVGESTHAYQSPSKDLTVINNRLNGNRKLRGALNFDDVESAGLVSDSIVANSLYLQNGNCISSPRSAVKTEQPDT, encoded by the exons ATGGAAGAGCTTAATAATAAATCTTGTAATTCTGGTGACGTGGATACTCTTGAAGTTAGATTCACAGATTTCTgcaag AATGGATTATCCATAGGTGAGAGCTTTATGACAGAAGCAATGAAGCTGTTTAAGGACAGTAAACATCTTTTACTGTCAAATAATGCTGCTATTGGAGCTATTACG GAGGAAGTTGAACGGTATTGGTTTGCATTTGTTCTCTTCTCGGTGAAGAGATTAAGTGCGAATGAAGCAGGAAATTCGAGTAATGGGAATGAAGGAAATGGATTTGATCTATGCCAAATTCTGCGAGGGGCGAAACTCAA TGTCCTAGACTTCTTCAAAGAACTTCCACAGTTTATTGTTAAAGTCGGTCCAATATTAAGCAACCTATATGGTTCAGATTGGGAGAAGAGACTTCAG GCAAAGGAATTGCAGACCAACTTTGTGCATTTGAGCCTTTTAAGCAA GTACTACAAGCGTGCGTACCAGGAACTGTTTTTGTGCAGCGGTAGCAATGAAGACAAGAACCCTGCTACTGTGAATGCTACCATCCTCTTGCCACAATATTATCGTTTTGGCTGGTTGCTTTTTCTTTCACTTCGTGAAAATGTATTCAGCCGCTTCAAGGACCTCGTGACATGCACAAATGGTTTAGTTTCTGTGCTG GCAATTTTAATAATCCATGTACCTGTCCGCTTCAGAAATTTCAGCATCAATGACTCCCCGCGATTTG TAAAGAAAGGAGACAAAGTGGACTTGCTTGTTTCATTAAGCAGCATTTATCAGACCTCAATAGATGACTTAAGGGAGACCATGGACAAAGTTAATAATCTAATAAtaggaaagttgaagaagaaacccTGTTTGGCTTCAGAATGCAGGGTAGAGAACCTAGACAACATCGACACAG ATGGTTTGACCTATTTTGAAGATTTAATGGAAGAATCATCTTTATCTTCCAGTATAAGTATACTGGAGAAGGATTACAATGATGCAATTCAGAACAAGGGTGAATTGGATGAGAGGATTTTTATCAACGAGGAGGATAGCTTGCTGGGGTCAGGAAGCTTGTCCGGCGGTGCAGTAAATATGAATGGAGTCAAG AAGAAATTTGATGCAATGGCTTCCCCAACAAAGACGATTACAAGTCCACTCTCTCCTTACCGTTCTCCAAATTGTGGTAACTCAAAGATGGCAGCTACACCTGTAAGCACAGCGATGACAACTGCCAGATGGTTGCGTACTGTCATAGCTCCACTACAGCCAAAACCTTCAGCAGAGCTGGAGAGGTTCTTGTCTGCCTGTGACAGAAATGTGTCAGCTGACGTGATCCGGAGGGCTCATATTATTCTGGAGGCTATATTTCCAAGTAGTGGTCCTGGGGAGCATTATGCAGCTGGGAGCCTTCAAAGCACATGCTTAATGGACAACATATGGGCAGAGCAACGTAGATCTGAGGCTTTGAAGTTGTATTATAGGGTTCTGCAGACTATGTGCGTTGCAGAGTCCCAGATTTTGCATGCGACCAATTTAACTTCGTTGCTAACCAATGAGAGATTTCATAGATGTATGCTCGCCTGCTCAGCTGAACTAGTTCTAGCCACTCACAAGACAGTCACTATGTTGTTTCCAGCTGTTTTGGAGAGAACAGGAATCACATCTTTCGATCTCAGTAAGGTGATAGAGAGCTTCATCAGGCATGAAGAAAGTCTTCCTCGAGAACTGAGACGCCATTTGAATTCACTTGAAGAACGACTCTTGGAGAGCATGGTTTGGGAAAAGGGCTCTTCAATGTACAACTCTTTGACTGTTGCAAAACCATCACTTTCTGCAGAAATTAATCGCCAGGGCCTGTTGGCTGAACCAATGCCATCCTTGGATGCAATTGCAATGCACATTAACCCATCTTCAGCAAGTTTACCACCAGTGCCATCTCTACAGAAGCATGACTTGGCCCCTAATG GTCATATTGGTGATATCCGGTCACCAAAGAGATTGTGTACTGAATATCGCAGTGTGTTGGTTGAGCGGAATTCCTTCACCTCACCTGTGAAGGATCGTTTTCTGGCCCTCACAAATATAAAGTCAAAGTTTCCCCCTCCTCCTTTGCAGTCCGCATTCGCAAG TCCAACCAGACCAAACCCTGGTGGTGGAGGGGAAACATGTGCTGAGACATCAATCAATGTATTCTTTGGCAAG ATTGTGAAGTTGGCTGCTGTCAGAATCAATGGCCTGATTGAACGGTTACAACTTTCTCAGCAAATAAGGGAGACTGTATATTGCCTTTTTCAGAAGATTCTCAGTCAGAGGACAAGTCTTTTCTTTAACCGACATATTGACCAGATCATCCTTTGCTCTTTCTATGGAGTTGCCAAG ATTTCACAACTTAACTTGACCTtcaaagaaattatatacaactACCGAAAGCAACCTCAGTGTAAACCACAAGTTTTTCGAAGTGTTTTCGTTGACTGGTCATCAGCACGCCACAATGGG AGAACAGGTTCAGATCACGTCGATATCATCACATTCTACAACGAAATGTTTATTCCCTCTGTTAAGCCATTATTAGTCGAGCTTGCACCTGCTGGAAATGAGCAAAAGAATAACCATGTTGAAAAAACCAAGAACGAGG GACAAGGTCCGGCATCCCCCAGACCTTCTGTATTTCCCAGTCTCCCTGACATGTCTCCAAAGAAAGTATCTGCTGTACATAATGTTTATGTCTCTCCGTTGCGATCATCTAAG ATGGATGCCTTAATTTCCCATAGCTCTAAAAGCTATTATGCTTGTGTGGGAGAAAGCACTCATGCTTATCAGAGCCCTTCAAAAGATTTGACAGTAATTAATAACCGCTTGAATGG CAATAGGAAGCTCAGAGGCGCTCTCAATTTTGATGATGTTGAATCTGCAGGCTTGGTTAGTGACTCTATAGTTGCCAACAGCCTTTATCTTCAAAACGGAAATTGCATATCATCACCGCGTTCAGCTGTGAAGACTGAGCAGCCTGACACCTAA
- the LOC132061593 gene encoding S-protein homolog 5-like, producing LLITPFDLSLAKKCIFSQKFEVHVINKLPLNSPSLQVHCASKKELGKKYLAIDEDFNWSFCESFLDRAFRYSHFWWESKDKVFNVFDDPYYCVKHGKNVNYLKYCKWEVRPDGFYLEQYNASNSTYYMDRYYEWS from the exons TTATTGATCACTCCTTTTGACCTTTCGTTAGCAAAAAAATGTATCTTCTCCCAAAAGTTTGAGGTACATGTTATTAACAAACTCCCTCTTAATTCTCCATCACTGCAAGTTCACTGTGCGTCGAAAAAAGAACTTGGAAAGAAATATCTTGCCATAGACGAAGACTTTAATTGGTCGTTTTGCGAGTCATTTCTCGATCGAGCTTT TCGTTACAGTCATTTTTGGTGGGAATCAAAGGACAAGGTTTTTAACGTATTTGATGATCCATACTATTGTGTCAAACATGGAAAAAATGTAAATTATCTAAAGTACTGTAAATGGGAGGTGAGGCCAGATGGTTTTTATTTGGAACAATATAATGCTAGTAATAGTACATATTATATGGATCGCTATTATGAGTGGTCTTAG